Proteins from one Cryptomeria japonica chromosome 4, Sugi_1.0, whole genome shotgun sequence genomic window:
- the LOC131057025 gene encoding uncharacterized protein LOC131057025: MVPSMLKKMKVKSHRQAQVMVFILILGVARLLLEYARLSWSSPSVGKMRIAYEPMLAGTSDRFSEVKEHCTVVASEASSYPLDGSWWFPREVSLRFSGEWEQKGSVPLLSLHSRKEDNILKVASLLLISNSSDFQAERKTKVANLTASLCLHISNSKTWIDSENQPGITDLCIYFQGIYAETNSGDQKLCMLGRAKMALRHSNVSVRSEWSGPSLVEDDKILLHLQIPPSSGLTGGKIVGRLASFHVSDHPMFFDPVDVNFPLVYSPPYKFNTDSMVESACSAEVHENKFTDLELYKGKTQCCELIRSILEYWTLEGIPNWQCKGPVEYCNRIGPFSNQEGFSNCGIIIRSFQCFEFDENSDINISATIGVVPEVDNTGKSGLGPIREDQNTMWIQGKWRKASPGKICMVGCFASTPTPACDFLVCLYIPKSLSLKQRNMVVGFISSIHRESKAFYPLSFEHPIQPRISLPYGLYGEMSYHYAKDNITESVLERKNLKSLDNLIRWRLGRRSFSAFNHRFEWRQSCLLKQEKISQEERPFLKVAAQLKLDGIFPTLLKLSVEGVYDPQGGQMNLVGCRDIRDQREILHSNTSIDVEDGLDCQIELKLQYPPTNFKLLIDRSVKVSIRSNRTESDSLYFKPVQFHTAQILYIGETAEAIPHRILEPVLKILSLYLATVCIASQLVYIRHNAQAPAYISLLMVDTQALGFGISLTTGIDHFYFASSDSSSKEGHYTCSMEENLSSLFDVLINAMLLVAFTFTVRLFYTVWQSRLRLSKVPSEKWVLLWCGVMYAIGFVIEICIGISKPYCNTITRFGGRAHVKMHWKEVVRPYVGLFQDFFLLPQVLWISEWKYNGEPVRKFYYLGTTALCFLPQIYCYLYNPHSQNENVRFGSIAAVVSAAIV; the protein is encoded by the exons ATGGTGCCCtccatgttgaagaaaatgaaggttaAAAGTCACCGTCAAGCTCAGGTAATGGTCTTCATCCTCATCTTGGGAGTTGCTCGCTTGCTTCTGGAATATGCCAGGCTTTCCTGGAGCTCACCTTCTGTGGGCAAAATGAGGATCGCATATGAGCCTATGTTAGCAGGGACCTCCGATCGTTTTTCAGAAGTTAAGGAGCACTGTACTGTTGTTGCAAGTGAAGCATCTTCATATCCGCTTGATGGAAGTTGGTGGTTTCCAAGGGAAGTATCTCTTCGATTTTCTGGAGAATGGGAGCAGAAGGGATCTGTGCCTCTTTTGTCTTTACATTCCAGAAAGGAGGACAACATTCTCAAAGTGGCTTCTTTATTACTAATTTCCAACAGCTCAGATTTCCAGGCTGAACGCAAAACCAAAGTTGCGAATCTCACCGCATCTCTATGCTTGCACATATCCAATAGTAAGACCTGGATAGACTCTGAAAATCAGCCGGGCATAACTGATCTTTGCATATACTTCCAGGGAATCTATGCAGAAACAAATAGCGGAGATCAGAAGCTGTGTATGTTGGGTCGAGCGAAGATGGCCCTGCGGCATAGTAATGTTTCTGTTCGCTCGGAATGGTCTGGGCCTTCTTTGGTTGAAGATGATAAAATTCTACTTCACCTGCAGATTCCGCCTAGCAGTGGGCTAACCGGTGGAAAGATTGTTGGGCGATTGGCAAGCTTCCATGTTTCAGATCATCCCATGTTCTTTGATCCCGTCGATGTTAACTTCCCATTGGTTTACTCGCCGCCCTACAAATTCAATACAGACAGCATGGTGGAAAGTGCCTGCAGTGCAGAGGTTCATGAAAATAAGTTCACAGATCTGGAATTGTACAAGGGGAAAACTCAATGCTGCGAATTAATAAGGTCAATATTGGAGTATTGGACTTTGGAGGGAATACCAAATTGGCAATGCAAGGGCCCAGTAGAGTATTGTAACAGGATTGGTCCTTTCTCCAATCAAGAGGGCTTCAGCAACTGCGGGATTATTATTCGAAGTTTTCAATGCTTTGAATTCGATGAAAATTCAGATATCAATATCAGTGCAACTATTGGTGTTGTGCCTGAAGTAGACAACACCGGGAAATCTGGATTAGGACCAATCCGAGAGGACCAAAACACAATGTGGATCCAAGGAAAATGGAGAAAAGCATCCCCAGGTAAGATTTGTATGGTGGGATGCTTTGCATCTACCCCTACCCCTGCTTGTGATTTCCTAGTCTGTCTCTACATTCCAAAATCTCTTTCTCTCAAGCAGCGCAATATGGTAGTGGGTTTTATATCTAGCATTCACAGGGAATCCAAGGCCTTTTATCCTCTTTCCTTTGAGCACCCAATACAGCCTCGTATATCTCTGCCTTATGGTCTCTACGGTGAAATGTCATACCATTACGCCAAGGATAATATTACAGAGTCTGTCTTGGAGAGAAAAAATTTAAAGAGTCTGGATAATCTGATACGGTGGCGTCTTGGGCGGAGATCTTTCAGTGCATTCAACCATCGATTCGAGTGGA GACAATCGTGCCTCTTGAagcaagagaaaatctctcaagagGAAAGGCCGTTTCTCAAAGTGGCAGCACAGCTCAAATTGGACGGAATTTTTCCTACATTGTTAAAGCTATCCGTCGAGGGTGTGTACGATCCGCAAGGAGGCCAGATGAATCTTGTAGGCTGCCGGGATATTCGGGATCAGAGAGAAATTCTTCACAGCAATACCAGTATTGATGTAGAAGATGGTCTGGATTgtcaaattgaactaaaattacaATATCCACCAACTAATTTCAAGCTTTTGATAGATCGGTCTGTCAAAGTGTCAATCAGGAGCAACAGAACAGAGAGCGATTCGCTCTATTTCAAGCCAGTGCAGTTCCATACAGCACAAATTTTGTACATTGGAGAGACAGCAGAAGCTATTCCTCACAGAATTTTGGAGCCAGTGTTGAAGATTTTGTCTCTCTACCTTGCAACTGTCTGTATAGCGAGTCAATTGGTGTATATTCGGCACAATGCACAAGCACCTGCATACATTTCACTCTTGATGGTGGACACCCAAGCTCTGGGTTTCGGTATTTCTCTCACAACTGGGATAGATCACTTCTATTTTGCAAGCTCAGATTCTTCCTCCAAAGAGGGGCATTATACCTGTTCAATGGAAGAAAACCTTTCTTCCCTTTTTGATGTCCTAATCAATGCCATGCTATTGGTTGCATTTACCTTCACAGTAAGACTTTTCTATACAGTTTGGCAATCTCGTCTTCGTCTCAGCAAAGTACCAAGCGAAAAATGGGTGCTTCTCTGGTGCGGAGTTATGTACGCCATTGGTTTTGTCATCGAAATTTGTATTGGCATTTCTAAACCCTACTGTAATACTATAACCCGATTCGGCGGTAGAGCCCATGTGAAGATGCATTGGAAGGAGGTTGTTAGGCCATATGTGGGATTGTTTCAGGACTTTTTTTTGCTTCCTCAAGTTTTGTGGATTTCTGAATGGAAATATAACGGTGAACCTGTGAGGAAATTTTATTACCTTGGGACCACTGCTCTGTGCTTCCTTCCTCAGATATATTGTTATTTGTACAATCCCCATTCCCAGAATGAAAATGTAAGATTTGGCTCGATTGCCGCCGTGGTTTCTGCTGCCATCGTTTAG